Proteins encoded by one window of Candidatus Odinarchaeum yellowstonii:
- a CDS encoding PDGLE domain-containing protein gives MGLKLSFPRWAKISLAAIVILLAVFIPLASAFPDGLEKVAEELGVVEGEPIWNAPIPDYFINIGGDWAGTLIAGLIGVAITAALTIAVSILYVKFKKHS, from the coding sequence ATGGGTTTAAAACTAAGCTTCCCACGTTGGGCTAAAATAAGCTTAGCTGCAATAGTAATATTATTAGCGGTGTTCATCCCTTTAGCTTCAGCTTTCCCAGACGGTCTTGAAAAAGTGGCTGAAGAACTTGGAGTAGTGGAGGGTGAACCTATCTGGAACGCTCCGATACCAGACTACTTTATTAACATCGGCGGGGATTGGGCCGGCACTCTGATAGCGGGGTTAATCGGCGTAGCGATAACAGCGGCTCTTACAATAGCAGTCTCAATACTGTACGTTAAATTTAAAAAACACTCTTAA
- a CDS encoding energy-coupling factor ABC transporter permease, with product MHIPDGFLDLTLTAVMFIIAAIIWIPSFYKANKNISERSIPLMAVLTAGVFAAQMLNFPIIGGTSGHLIGATLISVFLGPFPAVVSVTIILLIQGLIFGDGGLTALGANSFNMAMVAVFTGFFIYSTLRRYIPGDKGIIAGVFAGSWLSVIAAALACGLEIGLSSIFPYGVEVTVPAMLFWHTIIAFGEAVISSAVVALVLKTSREIIPAVKGFNVIAEQPVLS from the coding sequence ATGCATATACCAGACGGCTTCCTAGATTTAACTTTAACAGCGGTCATGTTCATTATAGCCGCTATAATATGGATTCCATCCTTTTATAAAGCTAATAAAAATATTAGTGAAAGAAGCATACCCTTAATGGCTGTTCTAACAGCAGGCGTATTCGCCGCTCAAATGCTCAACTTCCCCATTATAGGCGGAACCAGCGGTCACCTAATAGGTGCGACGCTGATCTCAGTCTTCTTAGGGCCTTTCCCAGCTGTGGTAAGCGTCACCATCATACTTTTAATTCAAGGATTAATCTTCGGAGACGGGGGTTTAACAGCGCTCGGAGCCAACAGTTTTAACATGGCGATGGTTGCGGTTTTCACCGGGTTCTTCATATATTCGACGCTTAGAAGATATATTCCAGGTGACAAAGGAATTATCGCAGGCGTCTTCGCAGGCTCCTGGCTTTCCGTGATCGCGGCTGCTTTAGCCTGCGGCTTAGAAATAGGTTTATCAAGCATATTCCCCTATGGAGTAGAAGTCACAGTGCCGGCGATGCTGTTCTGGCATACTATCATCGCCTTCGGGGAGGCGGTTATATCATCAGCCGTCGTAGCGTTAGTTCTGAAAACCAGCCGTGAAATTATACCAGCTGTTAAAGGATTCAACGTAATTGCGGAGCAGCCTGTTTTAAGCTAA